From the genome of Nakamurella flavida, one region includes:
- a CDS encoding VanZ family protein codes for MTLIPRDLDGRRRTRARVALVVFVVVVAFIVFWPSPPAQEAQEGLGALLRRWHAKGLPGWISFSLVESVSNGLMFVPIGVFGALSLARRRWLVVLAAAAASGLIELTQQVLLPGRFADPRDVAANTGGALIGLVFAWIWDMRRTHRDRTRVLRTGRPDPAEPTPARRG; via the coding sequence GTGACCCTCATCCCCCGTGACCTCGACGGACGCCGTCGGACGCGGGCCCGGGTGGCACTGGTGGTGTTCGTCGTGGTCGTCGCGTTCATCGTCTTCTGGCCGTCGCCGCCGGCCCAGGAGGCCCAGGAGGGGCTCGGCGCACTCCTGCGGCGCTGGCACGCGAAGGGACTGCCCGGTTGGATCAGCTTCTCGCTCGTGGAGTCGGTGTCCAACGGGCTGATGTTCGTCCCCATCGGGGTCTTCGGGGCACTGTCGCTGGCCCGCCGGCGCTGGCTGGTCGTGCTGGCCGCCGCCGCCGCGTCCGGCCTGATCGAACTCACCCAGCAGGTGCTGCTGCCCGGGCGGTTCGCCGATCCCCGGGACGTGGCCGCCAACACCGGCGGCGCGCTGATCGGGCTGGTGTTCGCCTGGATCTGGGACATGCGACGGACGCACCGCGACCGCACCCGGGTGCTGCGGACCGGTCGGCCCGACCCGGCGGAGCCGACCCCGGCCCGCCGGGGCTGA